The following proteins come from a genomic window of Lachnoclostridium phytofermentans ISDg:
- a CDS encoding single-stranded DNA-binding protein, with protein MNKVMMICRLTKDPEIRYGQANGTAIASYGIAVNRRFKRDGEPDADFFNCVCFGRNAEFAEKYLAKGSKIAIVGSIQNENYTNKDGQKVYSTKILVDEMEFAESKSSGSDYQQSSRPAPSEASGDGFMNIPDGIDEELPFN; from the coding sequence ATGAATAAAGTTATGATGATTTGTCGATTGACCAAAGATCCTGAGATTCGATATGGACAAGCAAATGGAACAGCGATTGCCTCCTACGGAATTGCAGTAAACAGACGATTTAAGCGTGATGGTGAACCGGATGCAGACTTTTTCAACTGTGTATGTTTTGGACGGAACGCCGAGTTTGCTGAGAAGTATCTTGCCAAGGGAAGTAAGATTGCTATTGTTGGTAGTATTCAGAATGAGAATTATACCAATAAAGATGGTCAAAAAGTTTACTCTACAAAAATTCTTGTAGACGAGATGGAATTTGCAGAAAGTAAGAGCTCCGGAAGTGACTATCAGCAATCATCAAGACCTGCACCAAGTGAAGCTAGCGGTGATGGGTTTATGAACATTCCGGACGGCATTGACGAAGAACTACCATTTAATTAG
- a CDS encoding ERF family protein, with product MEGMIYKAISSVMEDIGAISKNSRNQQQGFMFRGIDAVMNAINPALIKHKLFVVPEILEQTREERTTTKGGNLIYSICKVKYTFYAEDGSNIEAIVIGEGMDSGDKATNKAMSIAFKYACFQVFCIPTEEMKDPDEEFHDVNPRGKTNAKPEQKNNKPKPENKPKDSITEKKQEEQEPSTELDAIKMAELNAELARTGASVKSMLMFYKIDSVEKLTPENLEDAIKRLKPLRDKKVGA from the coding sequence ATGGAAGGAATGATTTATAAGGCAATTAGTAGTGTCATGGAGGATATTGGAGCCATTAGTAAGAACTCCAGGAACCAACAACAAGGATTTATGTTCAGGGGAATTGATGCAGTAATGAATGCAATTAATCCGGCACTAATTAAGCATAAATTATTTGTTGTACCGGAGATTTTGGAACAGACAAGAGAAGAACGAACAACTACCAAGGGAGGGAACCTTATTTACTCGATTTGTAAGGTGAAGTATACCTTCTATGCGGAGGATGGTTCAAACATTGAAGCTATTGTGATTGGTGAAGGCATGGATAGTGGTGACAAGGCAACTAATAAAGCGATGTCTATTGCATTTAAATACGCTTGTTTCCAAGTCTTCTGTATTCCAACAGAGGAAATGAAGGATCCAGACGAAGAGTTTCATGATGTTAACCCAAGAGGGAAAACGAATGCAAAACCGGAGCAAAAGAATAACAAGCCAAAACCAGAGAATAAGCCTAAAGATTCAATAACAGAAAAGAAACAAGAGGAACAAGAGCCATCTACTGAATTAGATGCTATCAAGATGGCTGAACTCAACGCAGAGCTAGCACGTACCGGTGCTAGCGTTAAGAGCATGTTAATGTTCTACAAGATTGATTCAGTAGAAAAGCTTACTCCGGAAAATTTAGAAGATGCAATTAAGAGATTAAAACCATTGAGAGATAAGAAGGTGGGTGCCTAA
- a CDS encoding DUF1351 domain-containing protein, which translates to MNELQVIVTQKPAEISFNFDEIKQSLSEQMEIYKSMEVTEEVLAERKKDIATLRKIAKAIDDKRKEVKSNYMIPYEEFEKKAKELVEIINEPIELINKQVKEFDEKQKAEKRQKAFDYYLQKMGGQSETLEFEEVFKDSWLNVNTSFKSIKNDIDTALSDRLADLEAIAARKSEVEEKAIAVYKQTKKLSDAMKIINDYDIQKKAILEAEERRIRAEEERRKREEERKAREEQERLSREQRERELAAERERQSEIDRIRAEERAKVQEEVCRQQEEIRRREESQRVIEKEVSPFPIVEEVDFPGSPFPVIADETPFPAEEVKKEESVFEVKHTPVSQVTTVRYMVKGTEEQHKQVEKILSELGVQFAKL; encoded by the coding sequence TTGAATGAACTTCAAGTAATAGTAACACAGAAGCCTGCAGAGATTTCCTTCAACTTTGATGAAATCAAGCAGAGCCTTTCTGAACAGATGGAAATCTATAAATCTATGGAAGTAACGGAAGAAGTCCTTGCCGAGCGTAAGAAAGATATTGCTACTCTTCGCAAGATAGCTAAAGCAATCGATGATAAGCGCAAGGAAGTAAAAAGTAACTACATGATTCCGTATGAGGAGTTCGAGAAAAAGGCTAAGGAGCTTGTAGAGATTATAAATGAGCCTATTGAGTTAATCAATAAGCAAGTTAAGGAATTTGACGAAAAACAGAAGGCTGAGAAAAGACAAAAAGCTTTCGATTATTATCTGCAGAAGATGGGCGGTCAATCTGAAACCTTAGAGTTTGAAGAAGTTTTTAAGGATTCCTGGCTCAATGTTAATACATCTTTTAAATCTATCAAGAATGATATTGATACAGCCTTATCTGATCGTTTAGCTGACTTAGAGGCGATAGCTGCAAGGAAATCAGAGGTTGAAGAAAAAGCAATAGCAGTTTATAAACAGACCAAGAAATTATCTGATGCTATGAAGATTATTAATGATTATGACATACAGAAAAAAGCTATTCTTGAAGCCGAAGAGCGTCGTATACGAGCGGAAGAGGAACGCAGAAAGCGAGAAGAAGAGCGTAAGGCTCGTGAGGAGCAAGAGCGTCTTTCCAGGGAACAAAGAGAGCGCGAGCTTGCTGCAGAACGTGAACGCCAGTCAGAGATAGATCGGATCCGCGCAGAGGAAAGAGCAAAGGTACAGGAGGAAGTTTGTAGGCAACAGGAAGAGATTAGAAGGCGTGAGGAATCTCAAAGAGTTATTGAGAAAGAGGTATCTCCATTTCCTATTGTAGAGGAAGTAGATTTTCCTGGTTCACCTTTCCCTGTTATCGCTGACGAGACACCTTTTCCTGCAGAAGAAGTGAAAAAAGAAGAATCTGTTTTTGAAGTGAAACACACGCCAGTTAGTCAAGTGACTACTGTTAGATATATGGTTAAAGGAACTGAAGAACAACATAAGCAAGTTGAGAAGATTCTTTCTGAGCTTGGTGTACAGTTTGCAAAGTTATAG
- a CDS encoding HD domain-containing protein yields MGYKNDFSKEEVREKIFNLLMSTGREGISNLFNHMDKNGFFTAPCSGGNHLSKEGGLAEHSLNVYNIANDTAVTIFGFEEMCRLGDSIIIAALLHDLGKIGQFEKPLYVENILQSGKRSTAKPYAQSSDLLKVDHEVVSVVEASRFIQLTEEEQFAILYHNGMYVGLGRSLKDNETPLQILIHFADMWASRVTEEDGESND; encoded by the coding sequence ATGGGATATAAGAATGATTTTAGCAAGGAAGAAGTAAGGGAGAAGATATTCAATCTTCTTATGAGTACCGGTAGAGAAGGTATCAGTAACTTGTTTAATCATATGGATAAGAACGGTTTTTTTACAGCTCCATGTAGTGGAGGTAATCATCTATCCAAAGAAGGTGGATTAGCCGAACATAGCTTAAATGTGTACAATATCGCGAATGATACAGCGGTTACGATTTTTGGATTTGAAGAAATGTGTAGACTTGGTGATTCCATAATCATTGCTGCGCTACTTCATGATTTAGGTAAGATTGGTCAATTCGAAAAACCATTGTATGTTGAGAATATTCTGCAGAGTGGGAAACGATCGACTGCAAAGCCTTATGCACAGAGCTCAGATTTGCTCAAGGTTGACCATGAAGTTGTGTCCGTAGTTGAGGCGAGTAGATTTATTCAACTCACTGAAGAGGAGCAATTCGCAATCCTTTATCATAATGGAATGTATGTTGGTTTGGGACGTAGCCTTAAGGACAATGAAACACCTCTTCAGATACTTATCCATTTTGCTGACATGTGGGCGAGTCGAGTTACTGAGGAAGATGGTGAGTCAAATGATTAA
- a CDS encoding AbrB/MazE/SpoVT family DNA-binding domain-containing protein, producing MKNTGIVRHIDGLGRIVLPMEMRKLQDIKEGDPLEIYVDYDSIVLKKHQDECTCRVCGQKLGKEKRMVTLNDITLCTECIKWFNDEI from the coding sequence ATGAAGAATACAGGAATTGTTAGACATATCGATGGATTAGGAAGAATCGTTCTTCCAATGGAAATGAGAAAATTACAGGACATCAAAGAAGGAGATCCACTGGAAATTTATGTGGACTATGACAGCATAGTACTTAAAAAGCATCAAGATGAGTGTACCTGCAGAGTATGTGGCCAGAAACTAGGTAAAGAAAAGAGAATGGTTACTCTGAATGATATTACCTTATGTACCGAATGCATTAAGTGGTTTAACGATGAGATATAA
- a CDS encoding DNA-binding protein — translation MLYANLLNAMKSKGITSTQLANLLECRQATMSDKLNGVVNCGFYFDEAYKIKKVFFPEYDYDYLFIREKLVS, via the coding sequence ATGTTGTATGCAAATTTATTAAACGCTATGAAATCGAAAGGTATTACATCAACGCAGTTAGCGAATTTACTTGAATGTAGACAAGCAACGATGAGTGATAAATTAAATGGAGTTGTAAACTGCGGATTTTATTTTGACGAAGCGTACAAAATTAAAAAAGTATTTTTTCCGGAATATGATTATGACTATTTGTTTATCCGTGAAAAACTTGTTTCATAA
- a CDS encoding helix-turn-helix domain-containing protein: MRKAKVLEKLIKESGYTVRAFAQKCGIPESTLYTILKNGVGRATMDNILTICRNLGIKVEDLERMAEGEVEESQPSYDELITVYTRSKKNLSQEEKMRLARIILEDDED; this comes from the coding sequence ATGCGTAAAGCAAAAGTATTAGAAAAATTAATTAAAGAAAGCGGTTATACTGTAAGGGCATTCGCACAGAAATGCGGTATCCCAGAAAGCACTCTTTACACTATTTTAAAAAATGGCGTGGGAAGAGCTACAATGGATAACATTCTCACAATTTGTAGAAACCTTGGAATCAAGGTTGAAGATCTTGAGCGTATGGCTGAAGGCGAAGTAGAGGAATCGCAACCCTCTTATGATGAATTAATCACAGTTTACACACGAAGTAAGAAGAATCTGTCACAAGAAGAGAAAATGAGGTTGGCTAGAATAATACTAGAGGATGACGAAGATTGA
- a CDS encoding ImmA/IrrE family metallo-endopeptidase, with amino-acid sequence MTNNEIIAGTLFVFNHCSINNFPLDCWNIVNQYGFKVKKYSELKPKKLEACLELSEDANIIGDTVYYNENKSHNRVRFSLMHELGHIVLESNDESECDKFSSNTIAPRMAIHYSKCRNANDVAKIFILSDQAANIAFDDYRRWRRNVTIYGMSDLDKQMYEHFYNDDAKKFVWSFERCDFCFTDYAYNEQSLCETCRRFEIRKLIKAQRIDGQERNLDLSRSNWLYGQL; translated from the coding sequence TTGACAAATAACGAGATAATAGCAGGAACATTATTCGTGTTTAATCATTGTAGCATTAATAATTTTCCATTAGACTGTTGGAATATTGTTAATCAATACGGATTCAAAGTTAAGAAATACTCAGAGCTGAAGCCAAAGAAGCTAGAAGCTTGCTTGGAATTAAGTGAAGATGCAAACATCATAGGTGATACGGTATATTATAACGAGAATAAAAGTCATAATAGAGTTCGATTCTCATTAATGCATGAATTAGGTCATATAGTCTTAGAATCTAACGATGAATCAGAATGTGATAAGTTCTCCAGCAATACTATAGCTCCACGCATGGCTATACATTATTCCAAATGTAGGAATGCCAATGATGTTGCAAAGATTTTTATTTTGTCTGACCAAGCAGCTAACATAGCTTTTGATGATTATAGGCGCTGGAGACGAAATGTAACAATATATGGAATGTCAGACCTGGATAAACAGATGTATGAACATTTTTATAATGATGATGCTAAAAAGTTTGTATGGTCTTTTGAAAGATGTGACTTTTGTTTCACAGATTATGCTTACAATGAACAATCATTATGCGAGACTTGCAGGAGATTCGAGATTAGAAAACTGATAAAAGCACAAAGAATCGATGGTCAAGAACGTAATTTAGACCTATCCAGAAGTAATTGGCTATATGGTCAATTATAA
- a CDS encoding recombinase family protein has protein sequence MIRVALYIRVSTEEQALHGFSLEAQREALTKYAKEHDMEITGVYIDEGITARKKYNRRKEFMRLIEGVKEKSFDLILFTKLDRWFRNISDYYKIQETLETYEVNWKTIFESYDTSTASGRLHINIMLSVAQDEADRTSERIRSVFENKIKNKEIVTGKQPYAYVINNKTIEVDEDKAELIRDIFKYYNDVRSVNATMKHMNQKYNLHKSYDFYRETLRTRKYTGDFRGVPDYYPQIISTDLFDSVQDSKSSYIRENQTMRLYIFSGLIQCKECGLKMNGMQTVTSANKFMTYRCRNAATYHRCSNRLSIREDKIELYLLNNIQLLYDTHVEKLRIQKKNKKKKHIDKSKIKLKLKKLKELYVNDLIDIDDYKKDYNEYMKILSEADLEDTAVTIQEDTEKIGIMIADNQLDTYNKLDRKNQRRFWRGIIKEIIIDNEHNIDVVF, from the coding sequence ATGATTAGAGTAGCTTTATACATTCGTGTAAGTACAGAAGAGCAGGCACTTCATGGTTTCTCTCTGGAAGCTCAAAGAGAAGCTCTGACTAAATATGCCAAAGAACACGACATGGAAATCACCGGAGTATATATCGATGAAGGTATTACAGCAAGAAAAAAGTACAATCGACGTAAAGAGTTTATGCGTCTAATTGAAGGAGTGAAAGAAAAGAGCTTTGATCTTATCTTATTCACCAAGCTAGACAGATGGTTTCGTAATATTTCAGACTATTATAAAATTCAAGAAACATTAGAAACCTATGAAGTAAATTGGAAAACTATATTTGAGAGTTACGATACAAGCACAGCTTCTGGAAGGCTTCACATAAACATTATGCTTTCCGTAGCGCAGGATGAAGCAGATAGAACTAGTGAACGTATCCGATCAGTCTTCGAAAATAAGATTAAAAACAAAGAGATTGTTACGGGTAAGCAGCCGTATGCATACGTTATAAATAATAAAACTATCGAAGTTGACGAAGATAAAGCTGAATTGATCCGTGACATTTTCAAATATTACAATGATGTACGTTCCGTAAATGCTACTATGAAGCATATGAATCAAAAATACAATCTTCATAAAAGTTATGATTTTTATCGCGAAACTTTACGTACACGTAAATATACAGGTGATTTTAGAGGTGTTCCTGATTATTATCCTCAAATCATCTCTACAGATCTGTTTGATAGTGTTCAGGATTCCAAGTCAAGTTATATCCGCGAAAACCAAACAATGCGCCTTTATATCTTCAGTGGGCTTATTCAATGTAAAGAATGTGGACTAAAAATGAATGGAATGCAGACTGTCACTTCCGCAAATAAGTTCATGACCTACAGATGCCGAAACGCTGCTACTTACCACAGGTGTTCAAATAGATTATCCATACGTGAAGATAAGATTGAACTTTACCTGCTCAATAACATCCAATTACTTTATGATACTCATGTAGAGAAATTAAGAATACAGAAAAAGAATAAAAAGAAGAAACACATTGATAAATCAAAAATAAAATTGAAATTAAAAAAATTGAAAGAACTATACGTAAATGATTTGATTGATATAGATGATTATAAAAAAGATTATAATGAATATATGAAAATACTATCTGAAGCAGATCTCGAAGATACCGCGGTAACTATCCAAGAAGATACCGAAAAGATAGGAATAATGATTGCTGACAACCAACTCGACACATATAACAAATTAGATCGAAAGAATCAACGTAGATTTTGGAGAGGTATTATTAAAGAGATAATTATTGATAATGAACACAACATTGATGTCGTGTTTTAA
- a CDS encoding cation-translocating P-type ATPase, with translation MAKKNAIIRKLPAVETLGSATFICSDKTGTLTQNVMTVTDIASIKGMEPENKEFGNQLLEYAALCNDCYPSSNSSEIIGEPTEKALLVAAVRNGYDKKTLDKKLPRIREIPFDSARKLMTTVHQVADGRFLIITKGAYDVLLLHCNKVYNNGEIENFSQSHKAKFDRSNLLMAEKALRVIAVAYKYVDRNPNQMTDSSLEQDLTLLGLLGMIDPPREEVKGAVSMCKSAGITPVMITGDHILTACAIAKALGIITEAEAESVKPQQSKLYGNKNRGENFKACAITGEQLSHMSDKELEENIYQYKVFARVSPAHKVRIVKALQKRGEVVAMTGDGVNDAPALKAADIGCAMGKGGTDVAKNAADMILADDNFATIVAAVKEGRGIYDNIRKSIHFLLSSNIGEIITIFIAILFGLPAPLLAVQLLWVNLVTDSLPAIALGVEPAPDDIMKKPPISPKKGMFCDGLVFKIIFEGAMIGSLALVAYTLGGRTMAFTVLSLSQLFHAFNMRSEHSIFKIGVFRNKQMVLSFLVCSFLQIAVVSYEPLTKIFRVTPMLPFQWVIVSILSVIPIIIVELQKAVSSRA, from the coding sequence ATGGCTAAGAAGAATGCAATTATCAGAAAATTACCTGCTGTAGAAACACTTGGTAGCGCAACCTTTATCTGCTCTGATAAAACTGGAACTCTGACTCAAAATGTTATGACAGTAACTGATATAGCTTCGATAAAAGGTATGGAACCAGAAAATAAAGAGTTTGGGAACCAGCTACTAGAATATGCTGCTTTATGTAACGATTGCTATCCTTCCAGTAATTCCTCCGAAATCATTGGGGAACCTACGGAAAAGGCGTTATTAGTTGCAGCAGTAAGAAATGGATATGATAAGAAAACTCTTGACAAAAAGCTTCCAAGAATCAGAGAAATTCCTTTTGATTCTGCAAGAAAATTAATGACAACAGTACACCAAGTTGCAGATGGGCGTTTTCTCATTATTACAAAAGGTGCATATGATGTCTTACTCCTACATTGTAACAAGGTATATAATAATGGTGAAATAGAAAATTTTTCTCAGTCACATAAAGCAAAATTTGATCGAAGCAATCTCTTAATGGCAGAAAAAGCTCTTCGTGTTATCGCTGTCGCTTATAAGTATGTTGACCGTAATCCAAACCAGATGACGGATTCTTCCCTAGAACAAGATCTAACATTACTTGGGCTACTTGGTATGATTGATCCTCCAAGAGAAGAAGTAAAAGGTGCCGTTTCCATGTGTAAATCCGCTGGAATCACCCCTGTAATGATTACGGGAGATCATATCCTAACAGCTTGTGCAATTGCAAAAGCACTTGGTATAATTACGGAAGCAGAAGCCGAAAGTGTAAAGCCCCAACAAAGTAAGCTCTATGGAAATAAAAATCGTGGTGAAAATTTCAAGGCTTGTGCTATCACTGGGGAACAATTAAGTCATATGTCTGATAAAGAATTAGAAGAAAATATCTATCAATATAAAGTATTTGCACGTGTTTCCCCCGCTCACAAAGTACGTATTGTAAAGGCATTGCAAAAGCGTGGTGAAGTTGTAGCAATGACGGGTGATGGTGTAAATGACGCACCTGCATTAAAGGCTGCTGATATCGGATGTGCTATGGGTAAAGGTGGGACAGATGTTGCCAAAAATGCTGCTGATATGATTTTAGCAGATGATAACTTTGCAACCATAGTTGCCGCGGTAAAAGAGGGACGAGGAATTTATGATAACATTCGTAAATCCATACACTTCTTACTTTCCAGCAATATAGGAGAAATAATCACCATATTTATTGCAATTTTATTTGGCCTTCCAGCACCACTACTGGCGGTTCAGTTACTTTGGGTAAACCTTGTTACTGACTCGCTACCTGCGATCGCACTTGGTGTTGAACCAGCGCCGGATGACATCATGAAAAAACCTCCGATTTCTCCAAAGAAAGGAATGTTTTGCGATGGTCTTGTCTTTAAGATAATATTTGAAGGTGCAATGATTGGTTCACTTGCTCTTGTTGCTTATACTTTAGGTGGAAGAACGATGGCATTTACCGTATTAAGCCTTTCACAGCTCTTTCATGCTTTTAACATGCGAAGTGAGCACTCAATCTTTAAAATTGGAGTCTTTCGCAATAAGCAGATGGTGCTATCCTTCCTTGTATGTTCCTTTTTGCAAATCGCAGTTGTTTCCTACGAACCTCTTACGAAAATTTTTAGAGTTACACCAATGTTGCCATTCCAATGGGTTATTGTTTCCATTCTTTCCGTCATACCAATTATTATTGTAGAATTACAAAAAGCTGTATCAAGTAGAGCATGA
- a CDS encoding acyl-CoA thioesterase, whose translation MKEDIKAYQHKVQYYETDQMGIVHHSNYIRWFEEARTDMLEQVGFTYQMMEECGVIIPVIGVNCEYKSMVRFNDIVTILPRVTEFNGVKLTVTYQITDVATGRLCTVGETKHCFLNSEYKMFRLAKEKPEVYQIFKGLLELGEKKA comes from the coding sequence TTGAAAGAAGATATAAAAGCTTATCAACATAAAGTACAGTACTATGAAACAGATCAGATGGGAATTGTTCATCACTCAAATTATATTCGTTGGTTTGAGGAAGCAAGAACCGATATGCTAGAACAAGTCGGTTTTACTTATCAAATGATGGAAGAGTGTGGAGTGATAATACCGGTAATTGGTGTAAATTGTGAATATAAATCAATGGTAAGATTTAATGATATTGTTACGATTCTTCCAAGAGTTACAGAGTTTAATGGTGTTAAGCTAACAGTAACTTACCAAATAACCGATGTAGCAACAGGTCGATTATGTACCGTAGGAGAAACAAAACATTGTTTCTTAAATTCGGAGTATAAAATGTTTCGTTTAGCAAAAGAAAAGCCTGAAGTTTATCAGATATTTAAGGGTTTGCTAGAATTAGGTGAAAAGAAAGCTTAA
- a CDS encoding TIGR01440 family protein: protein MIELIEIAGLKEKDLLVVGCSSSEIVGKKIGTSGAMATAEAVYSAIAPILSKHGIYLAAQCCEHLNRALILEEEVATYYGYEVVSVVPQPHAGGSFATTVYEHMNSPVAVEEIKANAGLDIGDTLIGMHLKRVAVPVRLSVTKIGEANLVCARTRPKFIGGERAIYRGEQR, encoded by the coding sequence ATGATAGAATTGATTGAAATTGCAGGCTTAAAGGAAAAAGACTTGTTGGTTGTTGGATGTTCCTCGAGTGAGATAGTAGGAAAGAAGATAGGGACAAGTGGTGCGATGGCTACAGCAGAAGCTGTATACAGTGCAATAGCTCCTATTCTTTCAAAGCATGGAATCTATCTGGCAGCACAGTGTTGCGAGCACCTAAATCGAGCCTTAATTCTTGAAGAGGAAGTAGCAACTTATTATGGATATGAAGTTGTGAGTGTTGTACCACAACCACATGCTGGGGGCTCTTTTGCTACGACTGTTTATGAGCATATGAACTCACCTGTAGCAGTGGAAGAGATAAAGGCGAACGCTGGATTAGATATAGGAGATACTTTAATTGGAATGCATTTAAAGCGGGTTGCAGTACCGGTTCGACTTAGTGTTACTAAGATAGGTGAGGCAAACCTAGTGTGTGCCAGAACTAGACCAAAATTTATCGGTGGAGAGCGAGCAATCTACCGAGGTGAACAGCGATAA
- the eno gene encoding phosphopyruvate hydratase: MKKLLSIEKVKGREILDSRGNPTVEAEVILSDGSVGMAAAPSGASTGAFEAVELRDGDKGRYLGNGVLNAVEHVKKELSEAVCGRNPLNQVEIDAAMIDADGTENKGKLGANAILAVSLATAKAAATAVSLPLYQYLGGTNARTLPVPMMNIINGGKHADSSLNIQEFMIMPVGAKSFSEALEHSTTVFHTLKKLLKADGYVTAVGDEGGFAPKFNSDEQALEYIVEAIKKAGFEPGSDFYIAMDAAATEMYDEAKKIGKEGNYLFWKSGELKTVDEMIDYWENLCNKYPILSLEDGLAEEDWEGWKKLTERLGSRIQLVGDDLFVTNTNRISKGIKEDISNSVLIKFNQIGSLTETLNAIEMTKNQGWTAIVSHRSGETEDTTIADIAVATNAGQIKTGAPSRSDRVAKYNQLLRIEQELGQAAIYPGKKAFKVLK, from the coding sequence ATGAAAAAATTATTAAGTATTGAAAAAGTAAAAGGTAGAGAAATCTTAGACTCCAGAGGAAATCCAACAGTGGAGGCAGAAGTTATTTTAAGTGATGGTAGTGTGGGTATGGCTGCTGCACCATCTGGTGCCTCTACAGGCGCATTTGAGGCAGTAGAATTAAGAGATGGAGATAAAGGGCGTTATCTTGGTAATGGCGTATTAAATGCAGTTGAACACGTAAAGAAAGAACTCTCAGAAGCGGTATGTGGAAGAAACCCATTAAACCAAGTTGAGATTGATGCCGCAATGATTGATGCAGATGGTACAGAGAATAAGGGAAAGCTTGGTGCTAATGCAATCTTAGCAGTTTCTCTTGCAACAGCAAAAGCGGCAGCAACTGCTGTTTCCCTTCCATTATATCAATATCTTGGCGGTACAAATGCAAGAACTCTTCCGGTACCTATGATGAATATCATTAATGGTGGAAAGCATGCAGATTCTAGTTTAAACATCCAGGAATTTATGATTATGCCAGTGGGTGCTAAGAGCTTTTCAGAAGCGTTAGAGCACAGTACAACCGTATTTCATACTTTAAAGAAATTATTAAAAGCAGATGGATATGTAACTGCTGTAGGTGATGAGGGTGGATTTGCACCGAAGTTTAATTCGGATGAGCAAGCTCTTGAATATATCGTAGAAGCAATCAAAAAAGCAGGGTTTGAGCCAGGTTCTGATTTCTATATTGCGATGGATGCTGCGGCTACCGAAATGTATGATGAAGCAAAGAAGATTGGAAAAGAAGGAAACTATCTGTTCTGGAAGTCTGGAGAGTTAAAGACTGTAGATGAGATGATTGATTATTGGGAGAATCTATGTAATAAATATCCTATTCTTTCCTTAGAAGATGGTTTAGCAGAAGAAGATTGGGAAGGTTGGAAGAAGTTAACCGAGCGTCTTGGATCACGTATACAGCTTGTTGGAGATGATTTATTTGTTACTAACACAAACCGTATTTCAAAGGGAATTAAAGAAGATATATCTAATTCTGTACTAATTAAGTTCAATCAGATTGGTTCTCTGACTGAAACCTTAAATGCGATTGAGATGACAAAGAATCAAGGATGGACAGCGATCGTTTCTCATCGTTCCGGTGAGACGGAAGATACTACAATTGCAGATATTGCGGTAGCTACAAATGCTGGTCAGATTAAGACCGGTGCACCATCTAGAAGTGATCGTGTTGCTAAATATAATCAATTGCTTAGAATTGAACAAGAATTGGGTCAGGCAGCTATTTATCCTGGTAAAAAAGCATTCAAAGTTTTAAAATAA